The Arachis hypogaea cultivar Tifrunner chromosome 16, arahy.Tifrunner.gnm2.J5K5, whole genome shotgun sequence genome contains a region encoding:
- the LOC112758222 gene encoding thioredoxin reductase NTRC, producing the protein MKVMIKPMAQQVSIIFSNSLLPPSTTTTTSSSISASRLRPRPSSFSPSSSSSPLPPLGIGIRIGTQRFTFISSNVILPPCTTSSSRLRVKASSSPPPGKGVENLVIIGSGPAGYTAAIYAARANLKPVVFEGYQVGGVPGGQLMTTTEVENFPGFPDGITGPDLMERMRNQAERWGAELYQEDVEAVDVKSSPFTIQSTDRKVKCHAVIFATGANAKRLGLPREEEFWSRGISACAICDGASPLFKGQILAVVGGGDTATEEALYLTKYASHVHLLVRRHELKASKAMQDRVYNNPNVTVHFNTEAVDVVSNNSGQMSGILVRKVDTKEESVLDAKGLFYGIGHSPNSQLLEGQVELDQSGYILVEKGSAKTSVDGVFAAGDVQDHEWRQAITAAGSGCIAALSSERYLVSKGLLVEFHQPQTEEVKKELTEKDVEEGFDITLTKHKGQYALRKLYHESPRLICVLYTSPTCGPCRTLKPILGKVIDEYDNNVHYIEIDIEEDPEIAEAAGIMGTPCVQFFKNKELLRTVPGVKMKKEYKEFIETNR; encoded by the exons ATGAAAGTTATGATTAAACCAATGGCTCAGCAAGTGAGCATCATCTTCTCTAACTCGCTGCTTCCTCcctccacaaccaccaccacttcctcttccatttccgCTTCCAGGCTCCGACCAAGACCCTCCTCCTTCTCCCCTTCTTCTTCATCCTCACCACTTCCACCTCTAG GAATCGGAATCAGAATCGGAACTCAACGATTCACCTTTATCTCCTCCAACGTGATTCTTCCTCCCTGCACCACTTCCAGTTCCAGGCTCCGAGTCAAAGCCTCATCATCACCTCCTCCAG GAAAAGGGGTTGAGAATTTGGTGATTATAGGTTCAGGGCCTGCAGGGTACACAGCTGCAATATATGCAGCACGTGCCAATTTGAAGCCTGTGGTGTTTGAAGGGTACCAAGTTGGTGGTGTTCCTGGGGGGCAGCTCATGACTACCACTGAAGTTGAGAATTTCCCTGGATTTCCAGATGGGATTACTGGACCTGACCTCATGGAAAG GATGCGAAATCAAGCCGAACGTTGGGGTGCAGAATTGTATCAGGAAGATGTTGAAGCTGTTGATGTGAAAAGTAGCCCTTTCACCATCCAAAGTACTGATCGGAAG GTTAAGTGCCATGCGGTCATTTTCGCCACTGGAGCTAATGCAAAAAGGCTAGGACTACCCCGAGAAGAGGAGTTTTGGAGTCGAGGAATAAGTGCGTGTGCAATTTGTGATGGAGCATCACCACTCTTTAAAGGTCAAATTCTTGCTGTTGTTGGAGGTGGTGATACAGCTACAGAGGAAGCATTGTACTTGACTAAATATGCTAGTCATGTTCACTTACTAGTTCGTCGCCATGAACTAAAAGCTTCCAAAGCTATGCAAGATAG AGTGTATAACAATCCGAATGTCACCGTGCACTTCAATACAGAGGCCGTTGATGTTGTGAGCAATAATTCAGGACAGATGTCTGGCATTTTAGTCAGAAAGGTTGATACTAAGGAGGAATCTGTACTTGATGCAAAAGGGCTATTTTATGGCATAGGTCATTCACCAAATAGCCAACTTTTGGAAGGCCAAGTTGAGCTTGACCAGTCAGGTTACATACTTGTTGAAAAGGGTTCTGCAAAAACTTCAGTTGACGGTGTATTTGCTGCTGGAGATGTTCAG GACCATGAATGGAGGCAAGCAATAACTGCTGCTGGATCTGGATGTATTGCTGCTTTATCATCTGAGAGATATCTCGTGAGCAAAGGTCTTCTTGTAGAGTTCCATCAG CCTCAAACTGAAGAGGTCAAGAAGGAACTTACAGAAAAGGATGTTGAAGAGGGCTTTGATATAACACTTACAAAGCATAAGGGACAG TATGCTCTAAGAAAATTGTACCATGAAAGTCCAAGGCTTATATGTGTATTATATACGTCACCAACATGTGGTCCATGTAGGACACTCAAGCCAATTCTTGGCAAG GTAATCGATGAGTATGATAACAATGTACATTACATTGAAATTGATATAGAGGAAGATCCAGAAATAGCTGAAGCAGCCGGAATAATGGGTACACCATGTGTGCAGTTCTTCAAAAATAAGGAGTTGCTGAG GACTGTCCCTGGGGTCAAAATGAAGAAAGAATACAAAGAATTCATTGAAACAAATAGATAG
- the LOC112756562 gene encoding LOW QUALITY PROTEIN: xylan glycosyltransferase MUCI21-like (The sequence of the model RefSeq protein was modified relative to this genomic sequence to represent the inferred CDS: inserted 2 bases in 1 codon), producing the protein METIDELNLISKRVNFGNSGHGCDVKHDVPAVFFSNGGYTGNVYHEFNDGIIPLYITSQHFNKKVVFVILEYHNWWITKYGDILSHLSDYPAIDFRGDNRTHCFPEAIVGLRIHDELTVDSALMQRNKSIVDFRNLLDKAYWPRIHGLIQDEEREAQEKLRKQMSSSPSSESEPESESPQKQEYIIKQKVQENPLKKPKLVILSRDKSREVTNENSMVKMAEEIGFEVEVLKPDRTTELAKIYRSLNASDVMIGVHGAAMTHFLFLRPGSVFIQVVPLAQXFAETYYGEPARKLGLKYIGYEIQIRESSLYEKYDKNDPVLRDPQSITKKGWEFTKKIYLDSQNVVFGLRGFRKRLQHAQ; encoded by the exons ATGGAGACCATTGACGAGCTAAACCTCATCTCAAAGAGAGTGAATTTTGGTAATTCAGGCCATGGTTGTGATGTCAAACATGATGTCCCGGCCGTGTTCTTCTCAAATGGGGGCTATACCGGCAATGTGTACCACGAATTCAACGATGGAATCATTCCTTTGTACATTACCTCCCAGCATTTCAACAAGAAGGTTGTGTTTGTGATCCTTGAATATCACAATTGGTGGATCACCAAGTACGGAGACATTCTTTCTCACCTTTCGGATTATCCGGCCATCGATTTTAGAGGAGACAACAGGACTCATTGCTTCCCTGAAGCCATTGTTGGCCTTAGAATCCATGATGAGCTCACGGTGGATTCGGCTTTGATGCAAAGGAACAAGAGCATTGTTGACTTTAGAAACCTTCTCGATAAGGCCTATTGGCCGCGGATTCATGGATTGATTCAAGATGAAGAAAGGGAAGCACAAGAAAAGTTAAGAAAACAAATGTCTTCATCCCCATCATCAGAATCGGAACCAGAATCAGAATCTCCACAGAAACAAGAGTACATAATTAAGCAAAAAGTACAAGAGAATCCTTTGAAGAAACCCAAGTTGGTTATTCTCTCTAGAGACAAATCAAGAGAAGTAACAAATGAAAATTCTATGGTTAAAATGGCTGAGGAAATCGGCTTTGAAGTCGAAGTCTTGAAGCCAGACAGAACAACAGAATTGGCCAAGATTTATAGGTCACTGAATGCAAGTGATGTGATGATCGGCGTCCACGGCGCAGCAATGACACATTTCTTGTTCTTGAGGCCTGGCTCagtgttcattcaagttgttccTTTGGCACA CTTTGCAGAAACATATTATGGTGAACCTGCAAGAAAACTTGGTTTGAAGTACATTGGCTATGAAATTCAGATTAGAGAGAGTTCTTTGTATGAGAAATATGATAAGAATGATCCTGTTCTAAGGGACCCCCAAAGCATCACAAAGAAAGGTTGGGAATTCACAAAGAAGATTTATCTTGATAGCCAAAATGTTGTGTTTGGTCTCAGAGGATTTAGAAAAAGGTTGCAGCAtgctcaataa
- the LOC112756563 gene encoding F-box protein At5g07610-like, translating into MNQSGEQRNTKLIRSTMEVIEGNDYLLTQILVRLPLRDVKTFKRVSKRWRSLISAPYFRHCHTTVKRRISCLFLNPPVNSPHQELNFFYLDQKTASFFPKILDLPRSRISQSCNGLMLVQSRSDTFIYNPTTGHKKPLPSPFPSFDESRFRYYYSLAFDPLRFLGYKLICIYHREYSKEDSYRTMIYSSESGAFWKHCGSSFSAPINMHFARGVYFKDSVYWIDTESKTTLRFDLNEELVKDDMPPLPQQHHQHDAAGYGYRWVLAPACGYMNSVGFDSKYRISIFRLKEDDYSSRWVLMHSVDLRRCINLRTIYQIIILKNYFNLGYACSILHLIEDGEDEMTLLLQIPNKVIALRLKDNTCDDVLDFTRVKGNFLRYCSPGFKGWYRAFGFIESLACV; encoded by the coding sequence atgaACCAAAGTGGAGAGCAACGCAACACAAAGTTAATCCGTTCCACAATGGAAGTAATTGAAGGAAACGATTACTTACTTACTCAAATTCTTGTTCGTCTTCCTTTGAGAGATGTCAAAACCTTCAAACGTGTCTCCAAGCGGTGGCGCTCTCTCATCTCCGCCCCTTACTTCCGCCACTGCCACACCACCGTAAAACGAAGAATCTCCTGTTTGTTCTTAAATCCCCCCGTCAACTCTCCACATCAGGAATTAAACTTCTTCTACTTGGATCAGAAAACAGCTTCGTTCTTCCCCAAAATCCTCGATCTGCCTCGTTCACGTATATCACAATCTTGCAACGGCTTAATGCTTGTCCAATCGAGGAGCGACACGTTCATCTATAACCCTACCACCGGACACAAGAAACCCTTGCCTTCTCCCTTTCCATCGTTTGACGAATCACGTTTCAGGTATTACTACTCTCTGGCTTTTGATCCCTTGCGATTTCTTGGTTATAAGCTGATCTGCATTTATCATCGCGAGTATTCGAAAGAAGACAGTTACCGAACCATGATTTACTCCTCGGAATCCGGTGCCTTTTGGAAGCACTGCGGCTCTTCCTTCTCGGCTCCCATTAACATGCATTTTGCACGTGGTGTTTATTTCAAAGACTCAGTTTACTGGATCGACACAGAAAGCAAAACGACACTGCGTTTTGATCTGAACGAAGAGCTCGTGAAGGATGACATGCCTCCCTTGCCGCAACAACATCATCAACATGATGCTGCTGGTTACGGATATCGATGGGTTCTTGCACCTGCATGCGGTTACATGAATTCAGTTGGATTTGACTCTAAGTATCGTATAAGCATCTTCCGATTGAAGGAAGATGATTATTCATCACGGTGGGTTCTGATGCACAGCGTTGATCTTCGACGATGTATAAATCTTCGAACTATTTATCAGATAATAATTCTTAAAAACTACTTCAATTTAGGGTATGCATGCAGTATACTCCATCTCATTGAAGATGGTGAAGATGAGATGACTTTGTTGTTGCAGATACCAAACAAAGTTATTGCTCTGCGGTTAAAGGATAATACCTGTGATGATGTGTTGGACTTTACAAGAGTAAAAGGAAATTTCCTCCGTTATTGTTCCCCTGGATTTAAGGGGTGGTACAGAGCCTTTGGGTTCATTGAGAGCTTAGCTTGTGTTTAG
- the LOC112759182 gene encoding ABC transporter G family member 15 isoform X2, which produces MLLLVSTHSYSFIVENSGRLGGNVRITGNVTLNGTKTTTSCRNINYVTQEDYFLGTLTVRETLTYAAHLRLAANKSKDEIDKVVAKTLDEMGLEECAESRLGNWHSRGISKGEKRRLSIGIEILTQPHILLLDEPTSGLDSAAAFFVISSLTSIAHNGRIVLCSIHQLSSEVFNLFDDLVLLAAGETVYFGERTNAIKFFADAGFPCPTRKNPPEHFLRCVSPEFDNVLSLMRSKNVNDTPSSWNSLVNMTTEETKWNLINSFKNSMHSANVREKIREIKLRKEAVIERAYDTSTLKQLCTLTHRSFLNMTRDIGYYWLRILFYILVSVCAGFLYLNVGTSNNAILPRSKCDGFIYGFMTFLCIGGMPFFLEELKVFEGERFGRRYGEAIYVLSSFISSLPFVVAISLTSGTILYHMVNFHPGFSHYCYFCINLFCSISVTEGSMLVVAALVSNQLLAIVTAAGVSVLMLMPSNVARRITDIPKFFWRYPMSYISYIAWSIEGQYKNDFVGLEFEPLIPGDRKIKGEVILKEILGIQTDYSKWWDVGVLVLLLISYRVLFYLALKHRDRASSILRTTMSE; this is translated from the exons AATTATGTAACTCAAGAAGACTATTTCCTGGGAACTCTAACAGTGAGGGAAACACTAACATATGCTGCTCATCTGAGACTTGCTGCAAACAAGAGCAAAGATGAGATTGACAAGGTTGTAGCCAAGACGCTCGATGAAATGGGTCTTGAAGAATGTGCAGAGAGCAGGCTTGGGAATTGGCATTCAAGAGGAATAAGTAAAGGAGAGAAGAGAAGACTCAGCATTGGCATTGAAATCTTAACTCAGCCTCATATACTTTTGCTTGATGAACCTACCAGTGGATTGGATAGTGCTGCTGCTTTCTTTGTCATTTCATCTCTCACAAGCATAGCACATAATGGAAGAATAGTATTATGCTCCATTCACCAACTTAGCAGTGAAGTTTTCAATCTCTTTGATGATTTGGTGCTCCTTGCAGCAGGTGAAACTGTCTATTTTGGAGAAAGAACTAATGCTATTAAG TTCTTTGCTGATGCAGGGTTTCCTTGTCCAACAAGAAAGAATCCTCCGGAGCACTTCCTTCGATGCGTTAGTCCAGAGTTTGATAATGTTCTAAGTCTAATGCGGTCCAAAAATGTCAAT GATACCCCATCATCATGGAATTCTTTAGTGAATATGACTACAGAGGAGACCAAATGGAATCTGATAAACAGTTTCAAGAATTCCATGCATTCAGCAAATGTGAGAGAAAAAATCAGAGAAATCAAACTAAGA AAAGAAGCTGTTATTGAGAGAGCATATGATACTAGCACACTGAAGCAGCTATGCACTTTGACTCACAGATCATTCCTTAACATGACTAGAGACATTGGTTACTACTGGTTAAGGATCTTGTTCTACATCTTAGTATCAGTGTGTGCTGGTTTTCTTTATCTAAATGTAGGAACAAGTAATAATGCAATCTTGCCAAGAAGCAAGTGTGATGGATTCATCTATGGCTTTATGACCTTCCTTTGTATTGGTGGCATGCCCTTCTTCCTTGAGGAGTTAAAG GTGTTCGAAGGCGAAAGGTTTGGGAGGCGTTATGGCGAGGCCATTTACGTGCTGTCGAGTTTCATATCATCACTCCCTTTTGTTGTTGCCATTTCCCTGACTTCAGGAACAATACTTTACCACATGGTGAATTTTCACCCTGGATTCTCTCATTACTGCTACTTTTGCATAAACCTCTTCTGCAGCATTTCTGTCACAGAAGGCTCCATGCTTGTGGTTGCAGCACTAGTCTCCAACCAATTGCTAGCTATTGTAACTGCAGCTGGTGTATCT GTACTCATGTTGATGCCATCAAATGTAGCCAGAAGGATAACAGACATTCCTAAATTCTTCTGGCGCTATCCAATGTCCTACATCAGTTATATTGCATGGTCCATAGAG GGTCAATACAAGAATGACTTCGTTGGACTTGAATTTGAACCACTAATACCTGGGGATAGGAAGATAAAAGGTGAGGTGATACTTAAGGAAATACTTGGAATCCAAACAGATTATTCAAAATGGTGGGATGTTGGAGTCTTGGTTTTGTTGTTAATATCTTATAGAGTGCTTTTTTACTTGGCTCTTAAGCATAGGGACAGAGCTTCATCAATATTACGCACCACAATGAGTGAATGA